A region from the Sphingomonas brevis genome encodes:
- a CDS encoding phospholipase D-like domain-containing protein yields MAETPKVATDQGLLVDGNRLTLLTEGPDRLKVLLGLIDGASRSVRLLYYIYRDDRAGGLVLDAMERALDRGVAVSLLVDGFGANTPEHYFTPLIDKGLKYCRFHPTLGRRYLIRCHQKLALADDERVLIGGFNVEDSYFGTIEEGAWRDLGLLVEGSAAGRLASYYDEFFGWSSIKGGRIRALNRLIRRHSEHYGKLQWTFGGPMTRLSPWAAATSRDLLSSDDVEMIAAYFAPTWAILRRISRPERKRARIITAAKSDNHATIAAARYTYKNLLRRGAEIFEYQPTKLHTKLVVLDDVVHIGSSNFDIRSIYLNLEMMLRVDDPVFAQLLRNYFEQELGQCLPITAELNRKRTSLWTRIIQAISFFLVTTADYTITRRLNLGRL; encoded by the coding sequence ATGGCCGAAACGCCCAAAGTAGCAACCGATCAAGGCCTGCTGGTCGATGGCAATCGCCTGACCTTGCTGACCGAAGGGCCGGACCGGCTGAAGGTCCTGCTCGGGCTGATCGACGGCGCCAGCCGTTCGGTGCGGCTGCTCTATTATATCTACCGCGACGATCGGGCCGGCGGCCTGGTCCTTGACGCCATGGAACGGGCGCTCGATCGGGGGGTCGCCGTTTCGTTGCTGGTCGATGGCTTCGGCGCCAACACGCCCGAGCATTATTTCACGCCGTTGATCGACAAGGGACTGAAATATTGCCGGTTCCATCCGACACTTGGCCGGCGCTATCTGATCCGCTGCCACCAGAAGCTGGCGCTGGCGGATGACGAACGTGTCCTGATCGGCGGATTTAACGTCGAAGACAGCTACTTCGGAACGATCGAAGAGGGGGCCTGGCGCGATCTCGGCTTGCTGGTCGAGGGATCCGCGGCGGGCAGGCTCGCTTCCTATTATGACGAATTCTTCGGCTGGTCTTCGATCAAGGGCGGTAGGATCCGTGCACTCAACCGGCTGATCCGGCGGCACAGCGAGCATTACGGCAAGCTGCAATGGACCTTTGGCGGACCGATGACCCGGCTTTCGCCGTGGGCCGCGGCGACCAGCCGGGACCTATTGTCGAGCGACGATGTCGAAATGATCGCCGCCTATTTCGCGCCGACCTGGGCAATCCTGCGCCGGATCAGCCGGCCCGAGCGAAAGCGCGCCCGGATCATCACCGCCGCCAAATCGGACAATCACGCGACGATTGCGGCGGCGCGATACACCTACAAGAATCTGCTGCGCCGCGGTGCGGAGATTTTCGAATACCAGCCGACCAAGCTGCACACCAAGCTGGTGGTGCTCGACGATGTCGTCCACATCGGCTCGTCCAACTTCGACATTCGCAGCATCTATCTGAACCTGGAAATGATGCTGCGGGTCGACGACCCCGTCTTCGCTCAGCTGTTGCGCAACTATTTCGAGCAGGAGTTGGGGCAATGCCTGCCGATCACCGCCGAACTGAACCGCAAGCGGACCAGCCTGTGGACCCGGATCATTCAGGCGATCAGCTTCTTCCTGGTGACGACGGCCGACTATACCATCACGCGCCGGCTGAACCTCGGCCGGCTCTAG